A window of Sphaeramia orbicularis chromosome 8, fSphaOr1.1, whole genome shotgun sequence genomic DNA:
GAGTTTTTTCAGACAAAAGTGTGGGATGAGACGGTTACAGAGAAAGtcaaaataagttcatacttatTCAGAAGAAATGACAGTTATGAGGTGACAAAGAGTTCATGGCACTtaagaaaatgacatttcagcATTAACAgaatcatgaactgaacataaaaaatgaatttaaattaattttgttcattttattgctaattttttccatgttttttttttttttagacattttcttatttgcttttgttgattttatttctttttgttcattttcttaccctttttttttttttttttaaatcttcaattttgttcagtttgtggcctaTTTTGTTAATGCTATTTATTATTTggctgatttattattcatttttgttcattttgttcattactttggctgtttttgttccttttgttgcttattttattcttgtttctattttcatcaatttcttgcttatttattcagattatttattattttgtagggttttttttttttaaattagtttttattaattttatccactgtcattgatcttactccatgggttttactggtgaatcaatcttgaaattttttaaaattaattttgttcattttattgctttttttccccatgttatttattattttatgcattttcttttttttgcttttgttgatttatttttcttcattttattcagtactttgcctgtttttgttccttttgttgcttcttttattcTTGTTTCtattttcatcaatttcttgcttattttttcacattatttattattttgtagggtttttaaaaattcatttttatcaattttatccactgtcattaatcttactccatgggttttactggtgaatcaatttttaattttttttttttttttgttaattaatttgttcattttattgcttatttttttccatgttatttattatgctATGCATTTTCTTATTTGCTTTTgttgatttaatttatttttgttcatgttattcattattttggctgtttttgtacattttgttgcttattaggGGCTTGGGGCCCTTGGCttgagcacctattgttcttccgttTTCATTTTCCAGACAAGATTTTGCCGATCCGCTGGGAGTACTCCTGCAATTAATATATCAAaatgtgcggtttcatcgggaatagtgtgctatgacTCAAGGTAGAGATTCATTAATTTTTCGCAGAGTTCTTGGCAAAAAACAcgcaaaaaaagtcccatagaaataaatggggaagaggaaaaaatcagccacaaaaatccacttgtttctgactgctactgcttcgccatactttgacctacagacttcatttgaactttaaaacgcaggcatttttgtcgtcTCCACAGAAATGTACCTTGTTTGAGGATGAGGTTTATGGTTTTTGATTGATGGGTCTTAGAAAAGGGTCAGATTTgtcagaaaacaccaaaacagagCACACATTCCTGGCATACCAATCTCATTAGTGtgaaaacagctgaaaatcaCTTCAAAATTTTGTGGATAACTCatcctcccggccaaacgatacataggaGGCAAATGATTCTTTCCAGAAATGTAGTCACAGTTCCTGGGCTTCGTATGAACCTAAGTTTGAAGACgtagctctttctaaagtgaaatggcaggcagtagaATGGAGGCTTTCCCCTCCTCTTCTTGTATTCAAATCAATACAAACAGATTGTTGTTTTCCTGATAAGTtggctgtttttacactgctgtaactctgacatttctcacagtacaaggaagaaaaacacatctgtgtgttccagagctcttcgtgccagtcatgatcattttagttttcacctatcttttacggtttttccATAATGAGCAGATGTTTTGGACCTATTCCAGAgctctttctgcctgtctgtgtgtcttctGAGCACACTTCcccctaaaggcggccatacactgcgattatttcgatcgttgcacacagctccatctcaaactgtgcgaatcagtcgtacagtcaggctcacgattcatgttctcacactgtacggaccgacgctcgtatgcgacctgactgctcacactgtaggaccatacaccacaggacgcacgacacgtttgagtgttgtatccggaaatacaacgttaaaataccaaggaatccgtaaaagtgcatagacgattgtgtattggcatgagccacgaaatggtagtgctaaacaaaaaccaaagagctgctttggtaatatgtgccattatctgtgaggaatcaaaaaagaagaaaagacaacgatgtgtttggtgcaggcattggttgtccagacgtggacagtatgggctgtcatcctacagcaaagagaacaagaggtaagctgcaacagctaactgcactaggacaatagccagctactgttagcttgtacgctactgtacgcgtctgtgttcgcgcatgcacagtgtgagaatttgaggcacatcggttcgtggcactgctttgacagtacgatacactcacgaggagcgagcaggatttcaaacagctccgttttccttgcgaacacacgattgctggtcgtgaggtggtcgtgaggtgctaatcgcttctctttaccccatgtacactgcacgattagaggcacatcgggcccgatcccagaaatagtcgcacaagtgagaaatcgtctctaaactcgcacagtgtaaggccgccttgaCAGCCTGAACGTCACTGTGGCAACCACAGGTCTATTAAGGGTCATTGGCACGGCCATTGATCAGGGCTGTTAACCTACACGGCTGTGGGGGGGGCCAAGGGAGAGGGGGGCCCATGGGGAGTTAAGACTTttttgttaaagtttttttttttcttgttgttcaactaaattatatgataaatatggacctatatgcaagcttcacacattagattttataaattggtatattattgtattcTGTAAAAGTACAGACTGCTGTCACTGCTCTGTGAACACCCACTGAGAAAAGCACAAAATGGTTCACTTCACACAGAGTTTGAGAAACGCACTTTACTTGTTAGGCTACGGTGACTCGTTGCATCTCTATGAAAGAAGAAATCTTATCATGAtgtcacagtttaaaaaaaaaaagtcaggatttcagaaaagaaaggaaagaaaagaaagggagagaagGCAAAATGAAGGAAGTCAAGTTCTGACCAACTTCTTTTCaaagaaaggtgaacacaaacttttaaacacacaagatgaaatggcattatacatatatatatatatatatatatatatatatatatatatatatgtgtgtgtgtgtgtgtgtgtgtttgtgtgtgtatgtatgtatgcatatatttgtacatgtgtgtgtgtatatacatacatacatacatatagacacacacacatatatatgtgtatagtgCTGTGTAAAAGTTTTGGTCATCCTTTAGATtagttgtttttgcagtgttgaaatgaacatgcatatttatttctcagtctcttttcttcagatacaagaaaatacaagaaatacgtgcacagccttaaaaggcacaaaaaacagaactaaatgggttgtaaaggttaaggtCAGtacttagtgtgacccctgagcccatgacaagaaacagaaaaATCTTATAGAAatatctggcatgtgttgaatgaaacctggaatcaaACATTTGAacgtgaacaaaaggattaaagacatgttaagtgtaaaaggaaggtcacactaaataccacCACTCTGGTTTATAGACGctgatttttttcactgaaacttttgttCGTACTGCTGCAgatactacagtaaagtatgtacagtaaagtatgtacagTAAAGTATGCTAAATTgcattaacgtgttaattttgacagccatatttaagacacaaaattagaacagcagtgTGTCCAGTATGTACTAAGCctgggtttctcaacctttcttTCGAACCACGCCCCACTAACTGATGACCTgtgtgtggaggacgtggtgggttctatagctctgtagataaaactgtgagaaagtgagctcccctcaccctatcattgactacctgctgccccctctGAATACAAATTTGCGACTGGGGTGGGTGAGGAGTATGTGCCGACTGATTActactgttgtgatgtacaataGTACTCACTAACGCACCCACAGGCACACATGACCATATCACTGGTGAACCCCCATGTGCTCAGGCCCCCCCTGGGAAAGTGTCCACGCCCTAGACAACCTCtgtacaatatattatcaatatgataattaaacagATAAAAGTAATAAGTGTACAAATATATAGATGTATATAATTCTAGTGATGTGGTTCTAAGGTGCAGGTAAACAGTCTGATGGACACAGACAGGACTGATTTCCTGTGTGGTTGAAGGTacatttgggtggaatcagtctgTGAACGTCCTCCTGTGACTGACTAGTACGTCATGGACAGGAATAAACATGTGTTTTATCATTAACCTCCGTTCAGTGGATCATACTATTAACCCTTTGCACCGACATCACAGTTGTCATGTGACTAGGGCAGCagtgccatggtggacggcaaaagcaacacaacaaacaaacgaatgagcgacggattatggctaccagcactgaaaataatgttttggagttgtcctgcgaagtgactcagcTTACTGGACGGCAGAAGGAACGCTATTTAGAGAAGCTAGTGACAGCAGGGCGACTGTGAAAAATTTCCcctttataagagataggaagtgccggtaagctacagggccattggtcctgtttttactattttctgctgttttctactgttttcttctgttttctattttccactgttttctactgttttctactattttctactgttttcttcttttttctgttttctatggttttctactattttctacagttttcttctgttttctattttctactgttttctactgttttctactgttttctacttgtttcagctgttgtcctgttaATATTGGTCTCATGTTCTCAGTCTGGATATAAAACTGCTCTGAAATGatcaaacatctttttttttttttttttttttttgctttttttcatgaatCACTTAAACTTCAGTCCTGCTCAAACTGACCAAACATTCCATTAGTTttaggactttaaccctttaaatgtcagtttATTGATCTGAAATATTACTGATTTACTCCAAAAAGCACTAAACATTCATTGGTTCTTTTAAATAAACAGTAAGGGGTGGGGCTTCAGTGGTTAAAGGTGTGCAGTACAGGTGTAGACGTTAATATAGACGTGAGTTCAACTATAGAACCATAAATATTAGACTGTACATAAACAGACTAGTGTGTGAACTGCTGCTGTGTCTTAGACTTACCTTCTACAAACACAGAAACTCAGACCATTAAAGGGAAAATATGACATCATTTATTCAGGACTTCATGAACTATGATACAGATTTTAtactcatctgtttttattattcattaattAATCTTTGACTGTTTTCATACTTTAATTCATGAGTATAtatgttctatgtcttttaatttttgtctggttctggttcagatgATGTAGGTGAAAATGTCCAAGTAAAGATCTGGTGGTGTGAAGCctgctaccggacgttagtctggtgttgtctgtcttttatgtttgtctgccatttcctgttttattttgttaagttttcctcatgtgtcttgtctgttgtctttacttcccttcctggttcgtgttcaccttttccctgattacctgactccgccctgatgtgttccacctgtgtctcattgtcttccctcccttttgtgtatttataccctgtcctttcccctggtcagacgccagttcgtattctctcgtagtctacttaccagcgttttgatcctgtctgttcgtttgcctacctgtgtttcgacccgttttgtcatcctgtttttgcctgtcttgcctgctccctgtcggttttgtctgcctccatctgccttcctggattttgacctcttcgcctggtttttggtacgtgagctagctttacccctatgtcctgttgcctgtctgtttgctctcccgtgtttgacctgtttccgtccctgacctccctctgcttctccctagtcggcgtGCCGACTCAAAACCTGGAGACTAACTGTGGGTTCGTGTCCCtcgcccggaggacgaatccctcgaggacttccttggctgctgtcctcaagatcctgttcattatcacagccagtatttttgtgatacctgaatttaataaactctgtaaacttttacatccgcctcctagttctgcatttgggttccggGTTCGTACTAGCAGCGTTACAAGtggaaaaaacaaataacaagGTGTTATCAGTTTCATGATCAGAGGTGGATTCCACAGTACTCGTCCACACCTGTTGGTTTCAGATAACTGATGTTTATAACCGATGTTTACTGACCCAACACATTTACCTGGCAGAGCATGTTTTGTGGAATCAGAAGGTTTAATTTACAGAAGTAAACACAAGAACGTTTCCTTGTGAGTCACAGTTCACAAAGGCCGAGGTCCAGACATGGGTTCCAGTGAAGGGTCAGGTTTCTGGTAAGTTTCCACCTGATCAGTGGGTGGAGAGCAGAGGAGACTCCGCCTCCAGAGACTACACCGCCTGCTTCCAAACCATGTCCATCATCAGGTCCAAGGTGAGTCCAGTCCACGGATACAACAGACccacatccacagacacacaaacacacacatatacacatcagCATGTGTTGAAGCTGATTCCAACCATTGGCTGCatttagtttttgtgtgtgtgtgtgtgatggagccACACCTTTAGAACCGAACTACATTTAGACACAAATATTTAGGAGATCTGAGGTCCAACAAAATGTTAAGGAGTCAAGAAAAGTTTTTCCACCGCTTTAAAAATAAAAGTGGATGGAGGTCAGAGCCCTGGGGAACACCTGAGGAGACAGAGGaatgtagatctgaaaacagaccCAGCTGAATATAATGAGAGTGAACAGAAGGATTTAAAGGGAACCAGAGGAGGGCCACTAGAGTCCAGGACCACTAGAGTCCAGGACCAGGAGGTCCTGGACCTGCATGGACTTTCACCTGGAATAAAGACATGATGGAGTTGAATCACTGGAAAGATCAGAGGAGGACGTggttgtgtgatgtgtgtgtttgttgtctgCAGACCCAAACCGCCGTCCAGGTGTACGGATCCATGGGCGACGCCCAGACAGCTGATGGACACCTGAAGAACAAGTGAGTCCAAACACAGGTTATTGGAGTTGCAGACCACTGCGCTTTGACATGTTTGTCCTCATGAGTTCAGATTTGTTGAGCTGCTGCAGTTTGGTTCATCCTCACCTGTGGTCGTCATGTTGCAGGAGTGAGAAAGAGCCGGCGGCGCCGCA
This region includes:
- the LOC115424965 gene encoding keratin, type I cytoskeletal 47 kDa-like isoform X3; this translates as MMELNHWKDQRRTWLCDVCVCCLQTQTAVQVYGSMGDAQTADGHLKNKSEKEPAAPQSPEATAAKLKQILDRLTRTRSDAKTQIRDLEEELEILKKNNQEK